A single window of Mycolicibacterium madagascariense DNA harbors:
- a CDS encoding Maf family protein — protein sequence MTTRVVLASASPARRAVLRAAGIDPVVLVSGVDEDAVVAALPDDTGPGEVTTALAVAKADAVLASLDTELRANGVVIGCDSMLYRDGRLWGKPPTEAAVLEGWRAMAGTSGRLYTGHCVIRLRDGVVEARVADHEVTTVRFGRPSEADLRAYARSGEPTSVAGGFTLDGLGGWFVEGVDGDPSAVIGISLPLTRRLLERTGLLISELWQGNSPD from the coding sequence GTGACGACACGGGTGGTCCTCGCCTCGGCCTCCCCCGCCCGGCGGGCCGTGTTGCGCGCCGCGGGGATCGACCCGGTGGTGCTGGTCTCCGGGGTCGACGAGGACGCCGTCGTCGCGGCACTGCCCGACGACACGGGCCCCGGTGAGGTCACGACGGCGCTGGCGGTCGCCAAGGCCGACGCCGTGCTGGCTTCCCTCGACACCGAGCTGAGGGCCAATGGCGTTGTCATCGGCTGTGATTCGATGCTGTACCGGGACGGTCGACTGTGGGGCAAGCCCCCGACCGAGGCCGCGGTGCTCGAGGGCTGGCGCGCCATGGCGGGGACGTCGGGGCGGCTCTACACCGGGCACTGCGTCATCCGGCTGCGCGACGGCGTCGTCGAGGCGCGCGTCGCCGACCACGAGGTGACGACGGTGCGGTTCGGCCGGCCGTCGGAGGCCGACCTTCGGGCCTATGCCCGCAGCGGTGAACCTACCTCCGTCGCAGGCGGTTTCACCCTCGACGGTCTCGGCGGCTGGTTCGTCGAGGGCGTCGACGGTGACCCGTCGGCCGTCATCGGCATCAGCCTGCCGCTGACGCGCCGCCTGCTCGAGCGCACCGGCCTGCTCATTTCAGAACTGTGGCAAGGCAATTCGCCCGACTGA
- a CDS encoding glycosyltransferase — translation MAIAHDYLTQRGGAEKVVLSMTRAFPNAPIYTMLYDPGNTYPEFADLDVRVSRFNLVAPLRKNHRAALPVLPAVANSMFIDADVVVTSSSGWAHGFRTNGRKLIHCHSPARWLYLPEMYLGDDSGVIKRAGLAVTAPYLRPWDRRAALSCDRYLAISTVVQRRIFDAYGIEADVVPSPVAMGETATPEPIAEVERWLGSAPAEGSFYLCVSRLLPYKNVEAVVRAFADGKRRLVVVGRGPEANRIREVMTPNVLMVSDLTDGQMAWLYRGCRAVVAASYEDYGLTPIEGAAWGRPSIVLRWGGFLDTVAEGVTGVFFDEPEPGPIKDALDRFERATFDPEAIRKHVLQFSEENYVRRLYAEVDQLAPVP, via the coding sequence GTGGCCATCGCCCACGACTACCTGACCCAGCGAGGTGGGGCCGAGAAGGTGGTCCTGTCGATGACCAGGGCCTTCCCCAACGCGCCGATCTACACGATGCTGTACGACCCCGGCAACACCTATCCGGAGTTCGCCGACCTGGACGTGCGGGTGTCGAGGTTCAACCTGGTGGCCCCGCTGCGCAAGAACCACCGCGCCGCGCTGCCGGTCCTGCCCGCGGTCGCCAACTCGATGTTCATCGACGCCGACGTCGTCGTCACCAGCTCCAGCGGCTGGGCCCACGGCTTTCGCACCAACGGGCGCAAGCTGATCCACTGCCATTCGCCGGCCCGCTGGCTCTACCTGCCGGAGATGTACCTCGGTGACGACAGCGGCGTGATCAAGCGGGCCGGGCTGGCGGTCACCGCGCCCTACCTGCGCCCCTGGGACCGCCGAGCGGCCCTGTCGTGCGACCGCTACCTGGCGATCTCGACGGTGGTGCAGCGGCGCATCTTCGACGCGTACGGCATCGAGGCCGACGTGGTGCCCTCGCCGGTGGCGATGGGCGAGACCGCGACGCCGGAGCCCATCGCCGAGGTCGAACGCTGGCTGGGGTCCGCGCCCGCGGAGGGTTCCTTCTACCTGTGCGTGTCGCGTCTGCTGCCCTACAAGAACGTCGAGGCCGTGGTCCGGGCCTTCGCCGACGGCAAGCGGCGGCTCGTCGTCGTGGGCCGCGGGCCGGAGGCGAACCGCATCCGCGAGGTCATGACGCCGAACGTGCTGATGGTGTCCGATCTCACCGATGGCCAGATGGCGTGGCTCTACCGCGGGTGCCGGGCCGTCGTGGCGGCGAGCTACGAGGACTACGGGCTCACCCCGATCGAGGGTGCGGCGTGGGGGCGGCCGAGCATCGTCCTGCGGTGGGGCGGGTTCCTCGACACGGTCGCCGAGGGCGTCACCGGCGTGTTCTTCGACGAGCCGGAACCCGGGCCGATCAAGGACGCGCTGGACCGGTTCGAGCGCGCCACCTTCGACCCGGAGGCGATTCGCAAGCACGTGCTGCAGTTCAGCGAGGAGAACTACGTCCGCCGGTTGTACGCCGAGGTCGACCAGCTGGCCCCGGTGCCCTGA
- a CDS encoding acyltransferase, with translation MLPEPTKADPEDVARKLAAAPGLKLPPEPEWILGPDNRVIDYKMQGMTFARKAINRIGMLVFNMVVTHIPSHLFRQWFLRRFGATIGKNVSINRGTTVLDIEFLTIGDNTQFGWRCMLDARGGLYVGNNVTIASDVHIIGGGHDVQHPDFLPIPIPTVIEDQVWIASRAMILPSLIGRGAVVAAQALVNKDVEPLTIVGGVPAKVLGKRNPEALEYRDFKYRPLFF, from the coding sequence GTGTTACCTGAGCCGACGAAGGCCGATCCCGAGGACGTCGCGAGGAAGCTGGCCGCCGCCCCCGGGCTGAAGCTGCCACCGGAGCCCGAGTGGATCCTCGGCCCCGACAACCGCGTGATCGACTACAAGATGCAGGGCATGACCTTTGCGCGCAAGGCCATCAACCGCATCGGCATGCTCGTCTTCAACATGGTCGTCACCCACATTCCGTCGCACCTGTTCCGGCAATGGTTCCTGCGGCGGTTCGGTGCGACGATCGGCAAGAACGTCTCGATCAATCGCGGCACCACGGTGCTGGACATCGAGTTCCTCACCATCGGCGACAACACCCAGTTCGGGTGGCGCTGCATGCTCGACGCCCGCGGCGGCCTCTACGTCGGCAACAACGTGACGATCGCGAGCGACGTGCACATCATCGGGGGCGGGCACGACGTGCAGCATCCCGACTTCCTGCCGATCCCGATCCCCACGGTGATCGAGGACCAGGTCTGGATCGCCAGCCGCGCGATGATCCTGCCGAGCCTCATCGGCCGCGGCGCGGTCGTTGCTGCGCAGGCCCTGGTGAACAAGGACGTCGAGCCGCTGACCATCGTGGGCGGCGTTCCGGCCAAGGTGCTGGGCAAGCGCAATCCCGAGGCTCTGGAGTACCGCGACTTCAAGTACCGCCCGCTGTTCTTCTGA
- a CDS encoding acyl-CoA carboxylase subunit epsilon, protein MSQDVDITEVSNAAELTIDAPVEPTVPEIRILKGNPTDEELAALVTVLAGASGAPAEPGPQELNLWGHPVDKLRYSSVSWQRVTLVGRTHNRR, encoded by the coding sequence GTGTCACAGGACGTCGACATCACCGAGGTGTCCAACGCCGCGGAGCTGACCATCGACGCGCCCGTCGAGCCGACGGTGCCGGAGATCAGGATCCTCAAGGGCAATCCCACCGACGAGGAGCTGGCCGCCCTGGTCACCGTGCTCGCCGGCGCGAGCGGCGCCCCGGCCGAGCCGGGCCCGCAGGAGCTCAACCTGTGGGGCCACCCGGTGGACAAGCTGCGGTACTCGAGCGTGAGCTGGCAACGGGTGACGCTGGTGGGGCGCACGCACAACCGGCGCTGA
- a CDS encoding nucleotide sugar dehydrogenase yields MGIVGLGYVGLTLATVLAEAGNSVIGIEKRNDIVDMTNEGVPHFTETGLPDALAGVTRSGKLVATEAFDDSFTCDTYIITVGTPLSADGVARVDMIEAAARDIAANMADGALVILRSTVKIGTTRDVVAPILTASGKQYDIAMCPERTLEGKALQELRELPQIVGADDQAVADRAAAVFRKLTNSIVSVSGIETAEIMKLVSNTFRDVQFAFANEVARVCDAFGVSAHEVISSGKLGYSRTNIPLPGLVGGPCLEKDPHILMESARTRGISLEITSAGRLVNERQPEETVQFISSEIERRGLTGPLKINILGMAFKGQPETSDLRGSMSIKVLDALKKAHPNAEIGLYDPVTPQEVLTSEFPDEKTFGRFGDAVSGASVVVIANNHPSLGHISPRTISEFTSPGGFVFDYWNHFSHLPASELGDSYYAVGRSGLAPTRG; encoded by the coding sequence GTGGGAATCGTCGGGCTTGGCTACGTCGGACTGACCCTGGCGACCGTGCTCGCCGAGGCTGGCAATTCCGTCATCGGCATAGAGAAGCGCAACGACATCGTCGACATGACGAACGAGGGCGTTCCCCACTTCACCGAGACCGGACTTCCCGACGCGCTCGCCGGGGTGACGCGCTCGGGCAAGCTCGTCGCCACCGAGGCGTTCGACGACTCCTTCACCTGCGACACCTACATCATCACCGTGGGCACGCCGCTGTCCGCCGACGGCGTCGCCCGGGTCGACATGATCGAGGCCGCGGCGCGGGACATCGCGGCCAACATGGCCGACGGGGCCCTGGTCATCCTGCGCTCGACGGTGAAGATCGGCACCACGCGCGACGTGGTCGCCCCGATCCTGACGGCCAGCGGCAAGCAGTACGACATCGCGATGTGCCCCGAGCGGACGCTGGAGGGCAAGGCCCTGCAGGAATTGCGCGAATTGCCGCAAATCGTCGGCGCCGACGATCAGGCGGTGGCCGATCGTGCCGCGGCGGTATTCCGGAAATTGACCAATTCGATCGTCTCGGTGTCCGGCATCGAAACCGCCGAAATCATGAAACTCGTCAGCAACACGTTCCGCGACGTCCAATTCGCGTTTGCCAACGAGGTCGCCCGGGTGTGCGACGCCTTCGGCGTGAGCGCCCACGAGGTCATCTCCTCCGGCAAGCTCGGCTACAGCCGGACCAACATCCCGCTGCCCGGCCTGGTGGGCGGTCCGTGTCTGGAGAAGGACCCGCACATCCTGATGGAGAGCGCGCGGACCCGGGGCATCTCCCTGGAGATCACGTCGGCGGGCCGGTTGGTCAACGAACGCCAACCCGAGGAGACCGTGCAGTTCATCTCCAGTGAGATCGAGCGGCGCGGCCTGACGGGCCCGCTGAAGATCAACATCCTCGGCATGGCGTTCAAGGGTCAGCCCGAGACCAGCGACCTGCGCGGATCGATGTCGATCAAGGTGCTCGACGCCCTGAAGAAGGCGCACCCCAATGCCGAGATCGGCCTCTACGATCCCGTCACCCCGCAGGAGGTGCTCACCTCGGAGTTCCCCGACGAGAAGACGTTCGGCCGGTTCGGCGACGCCGTCAGCGGCGCATCGGTGGTGGTGATCGCGAACAACCACCCGTCCCTTGGCCACATCTCGCCGCGCACCATCAGCGAATTCACCAGCCCCGGCGGGTTCGTGTTCGACTACTGGAACCACTTCAGCCACCTCCCGGCCTCCGAACTCGGCGACTCGTACTACGCCGTGGGCCGCAGCGGACTGGCGCCGACCCGTGGGTGA
- a CDS encoding acyl-CoA carboxylase subunit beta has product MTSVTEPAAGQEVDIHTTAGKLADLRKRTEETLHPVGETAVEKVHAKGKLTARERIFALLDEGSFVELDALAKHRSKNFGLDANRPVGDGVVTGYGTIDGRDVCIFSQDATVFGGSLGEVYGEKIVKVQELAIKTGRPLIGINDGAGARIQEGVVSLGLYSKIFRNNILASGVIPQISLIMGAAAGGHVYSPALTDFVVMVDQTSQMFITGPDVIKTVTGEEVTMEELGGAHTHMAKSGTAHYVASGEQDAFDYVRDLLSYLPPNSASEPPRYPAPPHPGAVEDNLTEEDLELDTLIPDSPNQPYDMHEVITRILDDDEFLEIQAGYAGNIVVGFGRVDGRTVGIVANQPTQFAGCLDINASEKAARFVRTCDCFNIPIIMLVDVPGFLPGTDQEYNGIIRRGAKLLYAYGEATVAKITVITRKAYGGAYCVMGSKDMGCDVNVAWPTAQIAVMGASGAVGFVYRSQLKEAAAEGADVDALRLSLQQDYEDTLVNPYVAAERGYVDAVIPPSHTRGYIAAALRLLERKIVQLPPKKHGNIPL; this is encoded by the coding sequence ATGACGAGCGTTACCGAGCCCGCCGCCGGGCAAGAGGTCGACATCCACACCACCGCGGGCAAGCTCGCCGATCTCCGCAAACGCACGGAGGAGACGCTGCACCCCGTCGGCGAGACCGCCGTCGAGAAGGTGCACGCCAAGGGCAAGCTGACCGCGCGGGAGCGCATCTTCGCCCTGCTCGACGAGGGTTCGTTCGTCGAGCTCGACGCCCTGGCCAAGCACCGCAGCAAGAACTTCGGCCTCGACGCGAACCGTCCCGTCGGCGACGGCGTGGTGACCGGTTACGGCACCATCGACGGCCGCGACGTCTGCATCTTCAGCCAGGACGCGACCGTCTTCGGCGGCAGCCTCGGCGAGGTCTACGGCGAGAAGATCGTCAAGGTGCAGGAGCTGGCCATCAAGACCGGCCGCCCGCTGATCGGCATCAACGACGGCGCCGGCGCCCGCATCCAGGAGGGCGTGGTCTCACTTGGCTTGTACAGCAAGATCTTTCGCAACAACATCCTCGCCTCCGGGGTGATCCCGCAGATCTCCCTCATCATGGGCGCCGCCGCGGGCGGGCACGTGTACTCCCCCGCGCTGACCGACTTCGTCGTCATGGTCGACCAGACCAGCCAGATGTTCATCACCGGCCCCGACGTCATCAAGACGGTCACCGGTGAGGAAGTGACCATGGAGGAGCTGGGCGGCGCCCACACCCACATGGCCAAGTCGGGCACCGCGCACTACGTCGCCTCGGGCGAGCAGGACGCGTTCGACTACGTCCGCGACCTGCTGAGCTACCTGCCGCCCAACAGCGCGTCCGAGCCGCCGCGCTACCCGGCCCCGCCGCACCCCGGCGCCGTCGAGGACAACCTCACCGAGGAGGACCTCGAGCTCGACACGCTGATCCCCGACTCGCCGAACCAGCCGTACGACATGCACGAGGTCATCACGCGCATCCTCGACGACGACGAGTTCCTCGAGATCCAGGCCGGGTACGCGGGCAACATCGTCGTCGGGTTCGGTCGGGTCGACGGCCGCACCGTCGGCATCGTCGCCAACCAGCCGACCCAGTTCGCCGGCTGCCTCGACATCAACGCCTCGGAGAAGGCCGCGCGCTTCGTCCGGACGTGCGACTGCTTCAACATCCCGATCATCATGCTGGTGGACGTGCCCGGCTTCCTGCCCGGCACCGACCAGGAGTACAACGGCATCATCCGCCGCGGCGCCAAGCTGCTGTACGCCTACGGCGAGGCGACCGTGGCCAAGATCACGGTCATCACCCGCAAGGCCTACGGCGGCGCGTACTGCGTGATGGGCTCCAAGGACATGGGCTGTGACGTCAACGTGGCGTGGCCGACCGCGCAGATTGCCGTGATGGGCGCCTCGGGTGCCGTCGGGTTCGTCTACCGCTCCCAGCTCAAGGAAGCCGCCGCCGAGGGCGCCGACGTCGACGCGCTGCGGTTGTCCCTGCAGCAGGACTACGAGGACACCCTGGTCAACCCGTACGTCGCCGCCGAGCGCGGGTACGTCGACGCGGTGATCCCGCCCTCGCACACCCGCGGTTACATCGCGGCGGCGCTGCGGCTGCTGGAGCGCAAGATCGTGCAGTTGCCGCCCAAGAAGCACGGCAACATCCCGCTCTGA
- a CDS encoding NAD-dependent epimerase/dehydratase family protein: MGERIVVTGGGGFIGAHLVKRLVHDGWDVAVVDNMVRGDASRFAEVADDVRLYTCDVRDQDALESAFAGAEVVMHLAAINGTENFYTQPELVLDVGLRGALAVVNAGRAANVPDVVLASTAEVYQTPSIVPTPETIPLMLPDSLNPRYSYGGSKIVTELIAFNYAQEHYRKVQVFRPHNVFGPNMGWKHVEPQFILRALAAQDAGDAAFPIQGDGSETRSFCYVDDVVQGILTMYANGGHREVYHIGSDVELSIRNLAERIGRIVGVDLDIQPGEAAFGGTPRRCPDITKMRALGWSPEVDLDEGLARTVAWYRENRDVKPANDLM, encoded by the coding sequence GTGGGTGAGCGCATCGTCGTCACCGGCGGTGGCGGCTTCATCGGCGCACATCTGGTCAAGCGCCTCGTCCACGACGGCTGGGACGTCGCCGTGGTGGACAACATGGTGCGCGGTGATGCCAGCCGGTTCGCCGAGGTCGCCGACGACGTCCGGCTCTACACCTGCGACGTGCGGGACCAGGACGCGCTGGAGAGCGCGTTCGCCGGCGCCGAGGTCGTCATGCACCTCGCGGCGATCAACGGGACCGAGAACTTCTACACCCAGCCGGAATTGGTGCTCGACGTCGGACTGCGCGGCGCGCTCGCGGTCGTGAACGCCGGCCGCGCCGCCAACGTGCCGGACGTGGTGCTGGCCTCGACCGCCGAGGTGTACCAAACCCCGTCGATCGTGCCCACGCCCGAGACCATCCCGCTGATGCTGCCCGACAGCCTCAATCCCCGGTACTCCTACGGCGGCTCCAAGATCGTCACCGAGCTGATCGCGTTCAACTACGCCCAGGAGCACTACCGCAAGGTCCAGGTGTTCCGGCCGCACAACGTGTTCGGGCCCAACATGGGGTGGAAGCACGTCGAACCCCAGTTCATCCTGCGGGCGCTCGCCGCCCAGGACGCGGGGGACGCCGCGTTCCCGATCCAGGGCGACGGCAGTGAGACCCGGTCGTTCTGCTACGTCGACGACGTGGTGCAGGGCATCCTGACGATGTACGCCAACGGCGGCCACCGCGAGGTCTATCACATCGGCAGCGACGTCGAGCTGAGCATTCGCAACCTGGCCGAGCGGATCGGCCGAATCGTGGGCGTGGACTTGGACATTCAGCCCGGCGAGGCCGCCTTCGGTGGGACGCCGCGGCGCTGCCCCGACATCACGAAGATGCGCGCTCTGGGCTGGTCGCCCGAGGTCGACCTCGACGAGGGTCTCGCCCGCACCGTCGCGTGGTACCGCGAGAACCGCGACGTGAAGCCGGCCAACGACCTGATGTGA
- a CDS encoding sulfurtransferase: MPLPADPHPSLAEYAHPERLVTADWLAGNLGRPGLAIVESDEDVLLYDTGHIPGAVKIDWHTDLNDPTVRDYVDGEQFAALMDRKGIARDDTVVIYGDKSNWWAAYALWVFTLFGHPDVRLLDGGRDLWVSNGRDTTLDVPSKTTTGYPVVERDDAPIRAYREDVLAALGTQPLIDVRSPMEYTGERTHMPDYPEEGALRGGHIPTAQSIPWAKAAKDNGQFRSRAELDELYGFLAPQDETIVYCRIGERSSHTWFVLTHLLGKQGVRNYDGSWTEWGNAVRVPVAVGSEPGEAPGAA; the protein is encoded by the coding sequence GTGCCTCTGCCCGCGGACCCGCATCCCTCTCTCGCCGAGTACGCCCACCCCGAGCGCCTGGTGACCGCCGATTGGCTGGCCGGCAACCTCGGCCGCCCCGGTCTCGCGATCGTCGAATCCGACGAGGACGTCCTGCTGTATGACACTGGACACATCCCCGGCGCGGTCAAGATCGACTGGCACACCGACCTGAACGATCCGACGGTCCGCGACTACGTCGACGGCGAGCAATTCGCGGCCCTCATGGACCGCAAGGGCATCGCCCGCGACGACACCGTCGTCATCTACGGCGACAAGAGCAACTGGTGGGCCGCCTACGCCCTGTGGGTGTTCACGCTGTTCGGCCACCCCGACGTGCGCCTGCTCGACGGCGGCCGCGACCTGTGGGTGTCCAACGGTCGCGACACCACCCTCGACGTGCCGTCCAAGACCACGACGGGCTACCCGGTCGTGGAGCGCGACGACGCCCCGATCCGGGCCTATCGCGAGGACGTGCTGGCGGCGCTCGGCACGCAGCCGCTGATCGACGTGCGCTCGCCCATGGAGTACACCGGCGAGCGCACCCACATGCCGGACTATCCGGAGGAGGGCGCCCTGCGCGGCGGCCACATCCCCACGGCGCAGTCGATTCCGTGGGCCAAGGCCGCCAAGGACAACGGGCAGTTCCGCAGCCGGGCCGAACTCGACGAGCTGTACGGGTTCCTCGCGCCACAGGACGAGACGATCGTCTACTGCCGCATCGGCGAGCGCTCCAGCCACACCTGGTTCGTGCTGACCCACCTGCTCGGCAAGCAGGGCGTGCGTAACTACGACGGGTCGTGGACCGAGTGGGGCAACGCCGTGCGCGTGCCCGTCGCGGTCGGGTCGGAGCCGGGCGAGGCCCCCGGCGCCGCATGA
- a CDS encoding SufE family protein — translation MSAMPAALAEVVSEFAEMQGQDKLQLLLEFANELPPLPADLEQAAMEPVPECQSPLFLHVDAGDRDHVRLYFSAPAEAPTTRGFAAILAAGLDDHTADEILDVPDDFYSELGLGSLISPLRLRGMSAMLTRIKRRLRAGSAE, via the coding sequence ATGAGTGCGATGCCGGCGGCGCTGGCCGAGGTGGTGTCGGAGTTCGCCGAGATGCAGGGCCAGGACAAGCTGCAGTTGCTCCTGGAATTCGCCAATGAGTTGCCGCCGCTGCCTGCCGACCTCGAGCAGGCGGCCATGGAGCCGGTGCCCGAATGCCAGTCGCCGCTGTTCCTGCACGTCGACGCCGGCGACCGCGACCACGTCCGGCTGTACTTCAGCGCGCCCGCCGAGGCGCCGACGACACGCGGGTTCGCGGCCATCCTGGCGGCCGGGCTCGACGACCACACCGCCGACGAGATCCTCGACGTGCCGGACGACTTCTACTCCGAACTGGGCCTCGGCTCACTCATCAGCCCGCTGCGGCTACGGGGGATGTCGGCGATGCTGACCCGGATCAAGCGGCGTTTGCGCGCGGGGTCCGCGGAGTAG
- a CDS encoding glycosyltransferase, whose product MGHPLSDCRLVFVAPAEGETAVGDYAQDFVDAVRPHFGEVVEQRTTGPGTDTVRDIRRHRRAVAELVSGAPGAKVLVHAELSTGVLATFWATAGLKGVPISSTVHDPPQGPWLPARTEWLARSRLLTHGIHYPLRPASRALEGAVYRDRTLFALTETGRRAIASTYPRTHTHYVPHLVRERPTIRPAQDRPRAVGFFGLVYRGKGFDQIAAIRQHLPDDITIRVAGRGTEQLPRMDGVEILGGVDGAREDAFFDSVQAIVVPYGKRHFYAETYPASGVVAHATAYRTPVISTDYGSLAELGTQTGTVVVPTHRGSEAATVAADVAAATTALLNDPVRLATLGDHAERTRQARSGPRIAEQFVAVWAELLALQSEGV is encoded by the coding sequence ATGGGGCACCCGCTCTCCGACTGCCGCTTGGTCTTCGTTGCTCCAGCGGAAGGCGAGACGGCCGTCGGCGATTACGCCCAGGACTTCGTCGACGCCGTGCGTCCGCACTTCGGCGAGGTCGTCGAGCAACGCACGACCGGGCCGGGTACCGACACGGTGCGCGACATCCGCCGACATCGCCGCGCCGTCGCCGAGCTCGTCTCCGGCGCACCCGGGGCCAAGGTGCTCGTGCACGCCGAGCTGTCCACCGGGGTGCTGGCGACGTTCTGGGCGACCGCCGGGTTGAAGGGCGTGCCGATCAGCTCGACGGTGCACGATCCCCCGCAGGGGCCGTGGCTGCCGGCCCGAACCGAGTGGCTCGCCCGCAGCAGGCTGCTCACCCACGGCATCCACTACCCGCTGCGCCCGGCCTCGCGGGCGCTGGAGGGGGCGGTCTATCGCGACCGAACCCTGTTCGCGCTCACCGAGACCGGTCGCCGGGCCATCGCCAGCACCTACCCCAGGACGCACACCCACTACGTTCCGCACCTGGTGCGGGAGCGGCCCACCATCCGGCCCGCCCAGGACCGGCCCAGGGCGGTCGGCTTCTTCGGACTCGTCTACCGCGGCAAGGGATTCGACCAGATCGCCGCGATCCGCCAGCACCTGCCCGACGACATCACGATCAGGGTCGCCGGTCGCGGTACCGAGCAGCTGCCGCGGATGGACGGCGTCGAGATCCTCGGCGGCGTCGACGGCGCCCGCGAAGACGCGTTCTTCGACTCGGTGCAGGCCATCGTCGTCCCCTACGGCAAACGGCACTTCTACGCCGAGACCTACCCGGCGTCCGGCGTGGTCGCCCACGCCACGGCCTACCGGACCCCGGTGATCTCCACCGACTACGGCTCGCTGGCCGAACTCGGAACGCAGACCGGCACCGTCGTGGTCCCGACGCACCGCGGCTCCGAGGCGGCCACCGTCGCCGCCGACGTGGCCGCGGCGACCACCGCCCTGCTGAACGACCCCGTCCGTCTCGCGACGCTCGGCGACCACGCCGAACGCACCCGCCAGGCGCGGTCGGGCCCGCGGATCGCCGAACAGTTCGTCGCCGTGTGGGCAGAGTTGCTCGCGCTGCAGTCCGAAGGGGTCTGA
- a CDS encoding lipopolysaccharide biosynthesis protein, with product MYGGRGVGLLWTLALISRLGVADYGMYGLGFALASIVGPPLDNPFMVRAARESEEHFLGERTTRYLMGIAFMAAGVALLEVNYIAWFGLFVAGGEIIFRVFQSQFFRDGKPLHVSRIDTIQRMSGVGLACLYLFVHGHPTLQVASMLYCLPYAVTALLAGVVALPHRPRLPGPPRLVFVLIGETLGIAAYLQGDVLLLGWLTNSTIVGYYTVAISISVALAVIGQSYGMSFHQSLREHDGDLSAGPRLRNTLLLGAATGSVVLIIGVGLLISPAPAELAIAMTLMSVFCAMRTISSSFQVVLYTQRRDLLRLSANLGLVPVKLGLVAVLAVFGAVGAATATVTTDAILLAIYAVALYRKAKP from the coding sequence ATGTACGGCGGCCGCGGCGTCGGGCTGCTCTGGACGCTGGCGCTCATCAGCCGCCTCGGCGTCGCCGACTACGGCATGTACGGCCTCGGCTTCGCCCTGGCGTCGATCGTCGGCCCCCCGCTGGACAACCCGTTCATGGTCAGGGCGGCGCGCGAATCCGAGGAGCACTTCCTCGGCGAGCGCACCACCCGCTACCTCATGGGCATCGCCTTCATGGCCGCCGGCGTCGCGCTGCTCGAGGTCAACTACATCGCGTGGTTCGGGCTCTTCGTGGCGGGCGGGGAGATCATCTTCCGGGTCTTCCAGAGCCAGTTCTTCCGGGATGGCAAGCCGCTGCACGTCTCTCGCATCGACACCATCCAGCGGATGAGCGGTGTCGGGCTGGCGTGCCTGTACCTCTTCGTGCACGGCCACCCCACCCTGCAGGTCGCGAGCATGCTCTACTGCCTGCCCTACGCCGTCACCGCGCTGCTCGCCGGCGTCGTGGCGCTCCCGCACCGGCCGCGCCTGCCCGGCCCGCCCCGGCTGGTGTTCGTGCTGATCGGGGAGACCCTCGGCATCGCGGCCTACCTGCAGGGCGACGTGCTGCTGCTGGGCTGGCTGACGAACAGCACCATCGTCGGGTACTACACCGTGGCCATCTCCATCTCCGTCGCCCTGGCCGTCATCGGTCAGTCCTACGGCATGTCGTTCCACCAGTCGCTGCGCGAGCACGACGGTGACCTTTCCGCGGGACCGCGGCTGCGCAACACGCTGTTGCTCGGCGCGGCAACGGGTTCGGTGGTCCTGATCATCGGCGTGGGTCTGCTGATCTCGCCGGCCCCCGCCGAGCTGGCCATCGCCATGACGCTGATGTCGGTGTTCTGCGCGATGCGCACGATCAGCAGCTCGTTCCAGGTCGTGCTCTACACCCAGCGCCGAGACCTGTTGCGGCTCAGCGCCAATCTCGGCCTCGTCCCGGTCAAGCTGGGCCTGGTCGCCGTGCTGGCCGTCTTCGGCGCCGTCGGCGCGGCGACGGCCACGGTCACCACCGACGCCATACTCCTCGCCATCTACGCGGTCGCACTGTATCGAAAGGCCAAACCATGA